The Girardinichthys multiradiatus isolate DD_20200921_A chromosome 24, DD_fGirMul_XY1, whole genome shotgun sequence genome has a window encoding:
- the gbx2 gene encoding homeobox protein GBX-2, with protein MSAAFSPSFMVMQRPLGSTTAFSIDSLIGGPPQPSPGHFVYTGYPMFMPYRSVVLQPPPPPPPALQQALPSGHHPQIPSLQSGFCSSLAQGLTQGMALTSTLMASLPGGFSPSQQHQEAARKFGSQALHAVFDKTQELRLEAEDGKSFLPGKESALPAFHDADTPLQTSTARAHSKEDSKEEESGRKDESFSMDSDLDYSSDDNLTSMCHKEDGDGGGGLDDAPHLHGSSGGGGCSAGGGAMGGGSGKNRRRRTAFTSEQLLELEKEFHCKKYLSLTERSQIAHALKLSEVQVKIWFQNRRAKWKRVKAGNVNNKSGEPSRNPKIVVPIPVHVSRFAIRSQHQQMEQARP; from the exons ATGAGCGCAGCGTTCAGTCCGTCCTTCATGGTGATGCAGCGGCCACTCGGAAGCACCACCGCCTTCAGCATCGACTCCCTGATCGGGGGGCCCCCGCAGCCCAGCCCGGGACACTTCGTCTACACCGGGTACCCGATGTTCATGCCCTACCGGTCCGTGGTGCTGCAGCCGCCCCCGCCTCCACCTCCAGCCCTGCAGCAGGCTCTGCCCAGCGGTCACCACCCGCAGATTCCAAGCCTGCAGAGCGGCTTCTGCTCCAGCCTGGCGCAGGGGCTGACGCAGGGCATGGCGCTCACCTCCACCCTCATGGCCTCGCTGCCCGGCGGCTTCTCCCCGTCCCAGCAGCACCAGGAGGCCGCCAGGAAGTTCGGCTCCCAGGCCCTGCACGCCGTCTTCGACAAAACTCAGGAGCTGCGGCTGGAGGCGGAGGACGGGAAGAGTTTCCTGCCGGGGAAAGAGTCCGCGCTACCGGCTTTCCACGACGCGGACACGCCGCTGCAGACATCCACAG CCAGAGCTCACAGTAAAGAAGACTCCAAGGAAGAGGAGAGCGGCAGGAAGGATGAGAGCTTCTCTATGGACAGCGACCTGGACTACAGCTCCGATGACAACCTCACGTCCATGTGCCACAAGGAGGACGGGGACGGCGGTGGAGGCCTGGACGACGCGCCGCACCTTCACGGCTCCTCCGGCGGCGGCGGTTGCTCGGCCGGCGGCGGCGCGATGGGCGGCGGCAGCGGCAAGAACCGGCGGCGGCGCACCGCGTTCACCAGCGAGCAGCTGCTGGAGCTGGAGAAGGAGTTCCACTGCAAGAAGTACCTGTCCCTGACCGAGCGCTCCCAGATCGCGCATGCGCTCAAGCTGAGCGAGGTGCAGGTGAAGATCTGGTTCCAGAACCGGCGCGCCAAGTGGAAACGGGTCAAGGCCGGAAACGTGAACAACAAGTCCGGGGAGCCGAGCCGGAACCCCAAGATCGTGGTTCCGATCCCGGTGCATGTGAGCCGCTTCGCCATCAGGAGTCAGCACCAGCAGATGGAGCAGGCCAGGCCGTAG